In Synechocystis sp. PCC 6714, the following are encoded in one genomic region:
- a CDS encoding HAD-IA family hydrolase — MAIKAVLFDFDGTIADTHDAFFAIVNRLADEFGYPAVDQAELARLKQLSSSEIIKYSQVSPFKIPFILKRFKKELGKEIKDLKPYGDVKEVLTILKGKGYTLGIVTSNLGDNVQIFLRNNGLEHMFDFVKAGTTLFGKNRIINRVLKEHNFKAHEVVYVGDETRDISAAKKSKLTMISVAWGFSPPAILQEYKPDFLVHEPKELLTAIFALDNHRWYPVKS; from the coding sequence ATGGCCATTAAAGCTGTATTGTTTGATTTTGACGGTACCATTGCCGATACCCACGATGCCTTTTTTGCCATCGTCAATCGCTTGGCGGATGAGTTTGGCTATCCGGCGGTGGACCAAGCAGAGTTGGCCCGACTCAAGCAACTAAGTTCGTCGGAAATTATCAAGTATTCCCAAGTTTCTCCGTTTAAAATCCCTTTTATTCTTAAACGTTTTAAAAAAGAACTGGGCAAGGAAATTAAAGACCTCAAGCCCTATGGAGACGTGAAAGAAGTGCTGACAATTCTTAAGGGAAAGGGTTATACCCTGGGCATTGTCACCTCCAACTTGGGTGATAACGTGCAAATATTTTTACGCAACAACGGATTAGAGCATATGTTCGATTTTGTTAAGGCGGGCACCACCTTGTTTGGCAAAAATCGCATCATTAACCGGGTGCTGAAGGAACATAATTTCAAAGCCCATGAAGTGGTTTATGTGGGGGACGAAACTAGGGACATCAGTGCGGCCAAGAAAAGTAAGTTAACCATGATTTCCGTTGCTTGGGGATTTAGTCCCCCGGCAATTTTACAGGAGTATAAGCCGGACTTTTTGGTGCATGAGCCCAAAGAACTCCTCACAGCGATCTTCGCCTTGGATAACCACCGCTGGTATCCAGTAAAATCCTAG
- the queG gene encoding tRNA epoxyqueuosine(34) reductase QueG — protein MSQTPLEEHIKAQALAIGFHRVGIASVSGTESDLAVQRLENWLALGYNADMAWMANPKRQDIRELLPSAQSVIAVALNYYTSHRRSGDPVHGKISRYAWGRDYHRVLTKKLKALNFWLEQQVPDLLSRYYVDTGPIQDKAWAERAGLGWVGKNGNLISRDYGSWLFLGEIVTNLPLAGDRPHGHHCGTCTRCLEACPTQAIVKPFVVDSNKCIAYHTIENRAETLPTAIANNLQGWVAGCDICQDVCPWNERFAQVTDVEDFHPYPGNLNPDLQALAQINEMDWQKQFTASALRRIKPAMLRRNARANLQ, from the coding sequence ATGTCCCAAACTCCCCTAGAGGAACACATTAAAGCCCAAGCCTTGGCGATCGGTTTCCATCGGGTGGGCATTGCTTCGGTGTCGGGAACGGAAAGTGATCTGGCTGTCCAACGGTTGGAAAATTGGTTAGCCCTGGGTTACAACGCCGACATGGCCTGGATGGCTAACCCCAAACGGCAAGATATTAGGGAGCTATTACCGTCGGCTCAATCGGTGATTGCGGTGGCCCTGAACTATTACACTTCCCACCGTCGCAGTGGGGATCCAGTCCATGGCAAAATTTCCCGCTATGCCTGGGGAAGGGATTATCATCGGGTGTTGACCAAAAAGCTCAAAGCTCTCAATTTCTGGCTGGAACAACAGGTACCAGATTTACTCAGCCGTTATTACGTTGACACCGGGCCCATTCAGGATAAGGCTTGGGCGGAACGGGCCGGCCTAGGTTGGGTAGGGAAAAACGGCAATTTAATCAGTCGAGATTATGGCAGTTGGTTGTTTTTGGGGGAAATTGTCACTAACCTCCCCCTCGCTGGCGATCGCCCCCACGGTCACCATTGTGGCACCTGCACCCGTTGTCTGGAAGCTTGTCCTACCCAGGCCATTGTCAAGCCTTTTGTGGTGGACAGTAATAAATGTATTGCTTACCACACCATTGAAAACCGCGCCGAAACTCTGCCAACGGCGATCGCTAACAATTTACAAGGTTGGGTGGCAGGGTGTGACATTTGCCAAGATGTGTGTCCCTGGAATGAGCGTTTTGCCCAGGTAACGGATGTGGAAGATTTTCATCCCTATCCAGGAAATCTCAACCCGGATTTACAAGCCCTGGCCCAGATCAATGAAATGGATTGGCAAAAGCAATTCACCGCCTCAGCCCTGAGGAGAATAAAGCCTGCTATGTTACGGCGGAACGCCCGGGCTAATCTACAATGA
- the bfr gene encoding bacterioferritin — protein MKGKPAVLAQLHKLLRGELAARDQYFIHSRMYQDWGLQKLYSRIDHEMHDETAHASMLIERILFLEETPDLSQQDPIRVGKTVPEMLQYDLDYEYQVIANLKEAMAVCEQEQDYQSRDLLLKILADTEEDHAYWLEKQLGLIEKIGLQNYLQSQMG, from the coding sequence ATGAAAGGTAAACCCGCCGTCCTCGCCCAACTCCACAAGCTATTGCGGGGGGAACTGGCCGCTAGGGACCAGTATTTCATCCATTCCCGCATGTACCAAGATTGGGGTCTACAAAAGCTCTACAGCCGCATTGACCACGAAATGCATGACGAAACGGCCCATGCCAGCATGCTGATTGAGCGCATTTTATTTTTGGAAGAAACCCCGGATCTTTCCCAGCAGGACCCCATCCGGGTGGGTAAAACGGTGCCGGAAATGTTGCAATACGATCTGGATTACGAGTATCAGGTCATTGCTAATCTCAAAGAAGCCATGGCGGTTTGTGAACAAGAACAGGATTATCAAAGCCGGGATCTACTGTTGAAAATTTTGGCGGATACGGAGGAAGACCACGCCTATTGGCTGGAAAAACAGTTGGGTCTAATTGAAAAAATTGGTCTGCAAAACTATCTCCAATCCCAGATGGGGTGA
- a CDS encoding DUF3146 family protein, translating to MPQTKAHLRVTAHSWPGGFMAGEVRAGDYEWQFHWNFRGGKLRVQPSLGRSLIFEPLGRFLERSDYQLEPGGDYEFTLRSRL from the coding sequence ATGCCCCAAACCAAAGCCCACCTAAGAGTGACTGCCCATTCCTGGCCCGGAGGTTTTATGGCAGGGGAAGTACGGGCCGGGGACTATGAATGGCAATTCCACTGGAATTTTCGGGGCGGTAAATTGCGGGTGCAACCTTCCCTAGGGCGATCGCTCATTTTTGAACCCCTAGGGCGTTTTTTAGAGCGCAGTGATTATCAGTTGGAACCCGGTGGCGATTATGAATTTACCCTCCGCAGTCGGCTTTGA
- a CDS encoding efflux RND transporter permease subunit — protein sequence MQSPRAPRWNLSHWAIDHPRFTIGFWLAIAVAGLLAFSSLKYALFPEVSFPVVIVQSSGTGLDLTQTEQKLTVPLEEKLLTIADADVQSFTYPGQTVVSVIFLMGQSLEEATTAVEQSLRGVMLPADSDMTVSPYNLNESVAVTYAVASEQLSLEEMAGPLREKIIPQLQGIDGVLRVDLLGDANFRPPGIKASAAQTINPPTLTRHNGQDVLAVQMVKTAQANTLEVVNRVEQLIAQQTPNFPQLEFIEAETTAGYIREATQATIDALLGAILLAVLIIYPFLRSIWATLISAIAIPLSLLGTFIVMAVLGFNLETLTLLALALIIGIVVDDAIVDVENIARHVEAGEPPKRAAKNGTQEIGLTVSATTFSIVVVFLPIALLGGTLGEFFFPFAVTVSAAVLVSLLVARTLSPVLTVLWLRPQPQRSTSWFSRGLDAFGDRYQRILAWSLGHRWWIIVLALASLMGGLAIIPLIPQGFIPNLDRGEFNVIFQSAPPKIAGALSAPPSASGGNGEGTGGAFSWIDQLAVNPEAVLLRRGRRVAEQLEPPILENPAVAETFTVVGTQGNPLQGKIYVKLKGDRQGTTQTVQTEVRETLPAIPRVTTRVENILFVQTGDDTPLKLALLGEDLDVLQATGETLREKVAALPGLTQVTLTGAEPESTGIVRLRGQRAVYLNASLLPDSALGDLTQQVTAIAEGLLPEGVALSIQGESARVGSVFREFALAFGLSILGMAAIFLGLFRRLLEPMVVLLSLPLSIVGAMLGLLLTQSEFGMISLIGLIFLLGLLDKNAILLIDYANQLRHQGLSRRDALLQTGHVRLRPILMTTSSTILGMLPLALGLGAGAELRQPMAIAIIGGLFTSSVLSLVVVPVLYSLLDDMFGRPETKTENLDPQSPIN from the coding sequence ATGCAGTCCCCCCGTGCTCCCCGCTGGAATCTTTCCCATTGGGCCATTGACCATCCCCGGTTCACCATTGGTTTTTGGTTGGCGATCGCCGTGGCGGGGCTATTGGCTTTTAGCTCCCTTAAATATGCCCTGTTTCCGGAGGTGAGTTTTCCGGTGGTCATTGTTCAAAGCAGTGGCACCGGGTTGGATTTGACCCAAACGGAGCAGAAATTGACCGTTCCCCTAGAGGAAAAACTGCTCACCATCGCCGATGCGGATGTGCAATCTTTCACCTATCCCGGGCAAACGGTGGTTTCGGTAATTTTTCTGATGGGCCAGTCCCTGGAAGAAGCCACCACAGCGGTGGAGCAATCTTTGCGGGGAGTGATGTTGCCGGCCGACAGTGATATGACGGTGTCCCCCTATAACCTCAATGAATCGGTGGCGGTGACCTATGCCGTTGCATCCGAGCAGTTATCTCTGGAGGAAATGGCCGGGCCGTTGCGGGAAAAAATCATACCTCAGCTACAGGGTATTGATGGAGTATTAAGGGTGGATCTACTGGGGGATGCCAATTTTCGCCCCCCAGGGATCAAGGCATCGGCGGCACAAACCATTAATCCCCCCACGTTAACCCGCCACAATGGCCAGGATGTGTTGGCGGTGCAGATGGTCAAAACAGCCCAGGCCAATACCTTGGAAGTGGTAAACCGGGTGGAGCAGTTAATTGCCCAGCAGACTCCGAATTTTCCCCAGTTAGAGTTCATTGAGGCGGAAACCACAGCGGGTTACATCCGGGAAGCAACCCAGGCCACCATTGACGCTTTGTTGGGGGCGATCCTGCTGGCGGTTTTGATTATCTATCCTTTTCTCCGTAGCATCTGGGCCACTTTAATTTCGGCGATCGCCATTCCCCTTTCTTTGCTGGGAACGTTTATTGTCATGGCGGTGCTGGGTTTTAACCTGGAAACCCTGACTCTGTTGGCTTTGGCATTAATTATCGGCATTGTGGTGGACGATGCCATTGTCGATGTGGAAAACATTGCCCGCCACGTTGAAGCAGGGGAGCCACCGAAGAGGGCGGCCAAAAATGGCACCCAGGAAATTGGTCTGACCGTATCTGCCACAACTTTTTCCATTGTGGTGGTGTTTTTGCCCATAGCTCTGCTGGGGGGAACCCTGGGGGAATTTTTCTTTCCCTTTGCGGTCACCGTCTCCGCCGCTGTGCTAGTTTCCCTATTAGTGGCTCGCACCCTATCCCCCGTGTTGACAGTGCTGTGGTTAAGACCTCAACCCCAACGCTCAACTTCTTGGTTCAGTCGCGGTTTAGATGCCTTCGGCGATCGTTACCAACGGATTTTGGCTTGGTCATTGGGGCACCGCTGGTGGATTATTGTCCTGGCTCTAGCTAGCTTAATGGGGGGCTTGGCCATTATTCCCCTCATTCCCCAGGGTTTTATTCCCAACCTTGACCGGGGAGAGTTTAACGTTATTTTTCAATCCGCACCGCCCAAAATTGCCGGGGCTTTATCTGCTCCCCCCAGCGCTAGTGGAGGCAATGGAGAAGGAACCGGAGGAGCTTTCAGCTGGATCGATCAATTAGCTGTTAATCCAGAAGCAGTGTTGTTACGGCGGGGGCGACGGGTGGCTGAACAATTGGAACCACCCATTTTAGAAAATCCAGCGGTGGCGGAAACGTTTACGGTGGTGGGAACCCAGGGCAATCCCCTCCAGGGCAAAATTTACGTCAAACTCAAGGGCGATCGCCAGGGGACAACCCAAACGGTGCAAACGGAAGTGCGGGAAACTCTGCCGGCAATTCCCAGGGTGACCACCAGGGTGGAAAATATCCTCTTTGTGCAAACGGGGGATGATACGCCCCTGAAGCTGGCTCTGCTGGGGGAAGACTTGGACGTTTTACAGGCCACCGGGGAAACGCTGCGGGAAAAGGTGGCGGCCTTGCCAGGATTAACCCAGGTCACATTAACGGGGGCCGAACCTGAAAGTACTGGCATTGTCCGTCTACGGGGACAACGGGCGGTTTATCTCAATGCCTCCCTTTTGCCCGACTCAGCCCTGGGGGATTTAACCCAACAGGTAACGGCGATCGCCGAAGGATTATTGCCGGAAGGGGTAGCACTGAGCATCCAGGGGGAATCGGCCCGGGTCGGTTCGGTGTTTCGGGAATTTGCCCTTGCTTTTGGGCTTTCCATTTTGGGTATGGCGGCCATTTTTCTGGGACTATTCCGCCGCCTGCTAGAACCCATGGTGGTGCTACTCTCCTTGCCCTTATCCATTGTCGGGGCCATGTTAGGACTGTTGTTAACCCAGAGCGAATTTGGCATGATTTCTCTAATTGGGTTAATTTTTCTCCTAGGGTTGTTGGATAAAAACGCCATTTTGCTAATTGATTACGCTAATCAACTGCGGCATCAGGGTTTATCCCGGCGGGACGCTCTTTTACAAACGGGCCATGTCCGTCTGCGGCCCATTTTGATGACCACCAGTTCCACTATTTTGGGCATGCTTCCCCTAGCCCTAGGTCTAGGAGCCGGAGCAGAACTCAGACAACCCATGGCGATCGCCATCATTGGGGGTTTATTTACTTCTTCGGTGCTCAGTTTGGTGGTAGTACCGGTTTTGTACAGTTTATTGGACGATATGTTTGGTCGTCCTGAGACTAAAACCGAAAATCTCGACCCCCAATCCCCCATTAACTAA
- a CDS encoding SRPBCC family protein: MIFEQGIEINASATVVERCFTDLELMQLWLNPVLRCEPIGQWSTAIGGRSRFTIQIPLLKPSLKSVVVERSPGLVVWQFKGFFQGQDRWECRPLKEGTYLLNRFEFTVPNPIVQWGFQTFAARWTSADMQAQLRRLKQVAEREYINSGLHN; encoded by the coding sequence GTGATTTTTGAGCAGGGCATTGAAATTAACGCTAGTGCCACAGTGGTGGAACGGTGTTTCACTGATTTGGAGCTGATGCAACTCTGGCTCAATCCCGTCTTGCGTTGTGAACCCATCGGCCAATGGTCCACGGCGATCGGCGGCCGCAGTCGTTTCACGATCCAGATTCCTCTGCTCAAACCCAGCCTTAAAAGTGTGGTGGTGGAGCGATCGCCAGGGTTAGTGGTGTGGCAGTTTAAAGGATTTTTCCAGGGGCAAGACCGCTGGGAGTGTCGTCCCCTAAAAGAAGGCACCTATTTGCTGAACCGATTCGAATTTACAGTACCTAATCCCATTGTCCAATGGGGTTTTCAGACCTTTGCCGCCCGCTGGACCAGTGCGGATATGCAAGCCCAACTGCGGCGTTTAAAACAAGTGGCAGAAAGGGAATATATCAACAGTGGCCTGCATAATTAG
- the cbiD gene encoding cobalt-precorrin-5B (C(1))-methyltransferase CbiD: MHKPIPAQSGYTLPVFACAAAIAAVETLLTGNCPDVVRLDLLEPAVIAEIPVEQGALLDNQRALAITRSEPGDNLDLTRHTPVWAEVAFTPGRGELIIKGGEGIGKQINKNDEAAIYSYAQRLLGQHLQPYLDGEHNLTVTLILPFGRTLATRTSNSAFGVVQGLSLLGTSGVAQPLSAPEQLADFQQKLQNLARRQRCLVFCLGENGLDLARQWGVQPDQMIKTANWLGSMLVSAAEAAVAEIFLLGYHGKLIKLAGGIFHTHHYLADARLEILTAQAVQAGLPYPLVAELGQGATTEAGLKRLRHWQTEQNYPWVDVIYQAIAETIDRRSEEYVYKLSQRRLKVGSLLFDGDRQPVAISAQGQTIMQSLGLSISNKY; the protein is encoded by the coding sequence TTGCATAAGCCTATCCCTGCCCAATCTGGTTATACCCTGCCCGTGTTTGCCTGTGCGGCGGCGATCGCCGCTGTGGAGACCCTATTAACAGGTAACTGTCCAGATGTGGTTAGGTTAGATTTATTGGAACCCGCCGTAATAGCAGAAATCCCGGTTGAGCAGGGGGCCTTACTAGATAACCAAAGGGCGTTGGCCATTACCCGCAGTGAACCGGGGGACAACTTGGATCTAACTCGCCATACCCCTGTTTGGGCAGAAGTGGCATTTACCCCGGGACGGGGAGAATTAATCATTAAAGGGGGAGAGGGTATTGGCAAACAGATCAATAAAAATGATGAAGCGGCCATTTACAGTTATGCCCAACGACTCCTAGGCCAGCATTTGCAACCTTACCTAGATGGGGAGCACAATCTAACAGTTACCTTAATTTTGCCCTTTGGTCGTACATTAGCTACCCGCACATCCAACTCAGCTTTTGGCGTAGTGCAAGGTCTTTCCCTCCTGGGAACCAGTGGTGTTGCCCAACCCCTAAGCGCCCCGGAACAATTGGCGGATTTCCAGCAAAAATTGCAAAATTTAGCCCGCCGACAGCGATGTTTAGTTTTTTGTCTAGGGGAAAATGGTTTAGATTTAGCTCGACAATGGGGCGTCCAGCCGGATCAAATGATTAAAACGGCCAATTGGTTGGGGTCCATGCTGGTGTCAGCGGCAGAAGCGGCAGTAGCGGAAATTTTCCTTTTGGGTTACCACGGCAAATTAATCAAACTGGCAGGGGGCATTTTCCACACCCATCATTATCTGGCCGATGCCCGTTTGGAAATTCTCACCGCCCAGGCTGTACAAGCGGGCTTACCCTATCCCCTAGTGGCGGAACTTGGCCAAGGGGCCACCACCGAAGCAGGGTTAAAACGATTACGCCATTGGCAAACGGAGCAAAATTATCCTTGGGTTGATGTCATTTACCAAGCCATTGCTGAAACCATCGATCGCCGTTCTGAAGAATATGTTTATAAACTTAGCCAACGCCGTCTCAAAGTAGGGAGCTTACTGTTTGATGGCGATCGCCAACCCGTGGCGATTAGTGCCCAGGGTCAAACCATAATGCAAAGCTTGGGGCTAAGCATATCGAACAAATATTAG
- a CDS encoding NAD(P)H-quinone oxidoreductase subunit M has translation MLVKSTTRHIRIFTAEVQGNELIPSDNVLTMDVDPDNEFIWNEDALQQVYRRFDGLVESYGGEDLTDYNLRRIGSDLEHFIRDLLQQGKISYNLDCRVLNYSMGLPKVENRETAGKYWLDQ, from the coding sequence ATGCTTGTTAAATCGACCACCCGTCACATTCGCATTTTTACCGCTGAAGTCCAAGGCAATGAATTGATTCCTAGTGATAATGTCCTCACTATGGATGTGGACCCCGATAACGAATTTATTTGGAATGAGGACGCTCTGCAGCAGGTTTATCGTCGTTTTGATGGGTTGGTGGAATCCTACGGCGGCGAAGATTTAACGGATTACAATTTGCGACGCATTGGCTCAGATTTGGAACATTTCATTCGTGACCTACTGCAACAGGGAAAAATTAGCTACAACCTGGACTGTCGGGTGTTGAATTACAGCATGGGACTGCCCAAGGTGGAAAATCGGGAGACCGCAGGCAAATATTGGTTAGATCAGTAA
- a CDS encoding inorganic diphosphatase produces the protein MDLSRIPAQPKASLINVLIEIPAGSKNKYEFDKDLNCFALDRVLYSSVHYPYDYGFIPNTLADDGDPLDGMVIMDQPTFPGCVIAARPIGMLEMIDGGDRDEKILCVPDKDPRYTYVKSINDLAGHRLDEIAEFFRSYKNLEKKVTEILGWKDVDAVLPLVEECVKNYK, from the coding sequence GTGGACCTAAGCCGTATTCCTGCCCAGCCCAAAGCCAGTTTGATCAATGTGTTGATCGAAATTCCCGCAGGGAGCAAAAATAAATATGAGTTCGACAAAGATTTGAATTGCTTTGCCCTCGACCGGGTACTCTACTCTTCGGTACATTACCCCTACGATTACGGTTTTATCCCCAATACCCTCGCCGATGATGGTGACCCCTTGGATGGCATGGTGATTATGGATCAACCCACCTTCCCCGGTTGCGTCATTGCCGCTCGACCCATTGGTATGTTGGAAATGATTGACGGCGGCGATCGGGATGAAAAAATTCTCTGTGTTCCCGATAAGGACCCCCGTTACACCTACGTTAAATCCATCAATGACCTGGCGGGTCACCGTTTAGACGAAATCGCCGAATTTTTCCGTTCCTATAAAAACCTAGAGAAAAAGGTGACGGAAATCCTGGGATGGAAAGATGTGGATGCGGTACTGCCCCTGGTGGAAGAGTGCGTCAAAAACTATAAATAG
- a CDS encoding glycosyltransferase: protein MTLFSHSSPSTALTVPSLGKLDNIELSLVLPTYNEGENIQAMVATLVELLEHGWSGKYELIVVDDDSPDLTWKIALELSQLYPQLQVIRRTERRGLSTAVITGWQRARGEILAVIDADLQHPPQVLLALLAEMERGADLAVASRHQPGGGVSQWSLVRRLLSRGAQMLGLLILPEVIGRLSDPMSGFFVVRRQAIANCPLSPVGYKILIEVAARGRIHWLAEVGYVFRERRSGQSKVTWRQYVEYLQHLLKLRLSLSSRFLQFCAVGLTGVGVDMLILFMLTEPSMGDLPLSRSKIIASQLAILNNFFWNDRWTFRDLTQGQKSSSQTAKRLLKFNLICWAGLGINLMLLNIFFNFLHFNTYLANALAIALVTIWNFWFNVKLSWRVTDVNHQLH, encoded by the coding sequence ATGACCCTTTTTTCCCATTCATCGCCATCCACTGCTTTAACGGTGCCGAGCCTGGGGAAATTGGACAATATCGAGCTTTCCCTAGTTTTGCCCACCTACAACGAAGGGGAAAATATCCAAGCCATGGTGGCAACCCTGGTGGAACTGTTGGAACACGGTTGGTCTGGAAAATATGAGTTGATTGTGGTGGACGATGACAGCCCTGATTTGACCTGGAAAATAGCCTTGGAGTTAAGCCAACTCTATCCCCAATTGCAGGTGATCAGAAGGACAGAGAGGCGAGGTTTATCCACAGCGGTGATCACAGGTTGGCAAAGGGCTAGGGGGGAAATTTTGGCGGTTATTGATGCAGATTTGCAGCATCCTCCCCAGGTTTTGTTAGCTCTGTTAGCGGAAATGGAGCGGGGAGCAGATCTTGCTGTTGCTAGTCGTCACCAGCCCGGAGGAGGGGTCAGTCAATGGAGTTTAGTCCGCAGGTTACTATCCCGGGGAGCGCAAATGTTGGGTTTATTAATTCTGCCGGAGGTCATTGGCCGCCTATCGGATCCCATGAGTGGTTTTTTTGTGGTTAGGCGTCAGGCGATCGCCAATTGTCCCTTAAGCCCCGTGGGTTACAAAATTTTGATCGAAGTGGCGGCCCGGGGAAGAATCCATTGGTTGGCAGAAGTGGGCTATGTTTTTCGGGAACGGCGATCGGGGCAAAGTAAAGTTACCTGGCGCCAGTATGTGGAATATCTCCAACACCTGTTGAAATTGAGACTGTCCCTTTCCTCGCGGTTTTTGCAATTTTGCGCCGTGGGATTGACCGGGGTCGGGGTGGATATGTTGATTCTATTTATGCTCACCGAACCATCCATGGGGGACTTGCCCCTGAGCCGCAGCAAAATCATCGCTTCCCAATTAGCAATTCTCAACAATTTTTTTTGGAATGACCGTTGGACTTTCCGGGACCTAACCCAAGGCCAAAAAAGTTCGTCCCAAACAGCCAAACGTTTGCTCAAATTTAATTTAATTTGTTGGGCTGGATTGGGAATTAATCTAATGTTGTTAAATATCTTCTTCAACTTTTTGCATTTCAATACTTACCTGGCCAATGCCCTGGCGATCGCCCTAGTCACAATTTGGAACTTTTGGTTTAACGTCAAACTCAGTTGGCGGGTAACCGATGTCAACCATCAACTCCATTGA
- the clpS gene encoding ATP-dependent Clp protease adapter ClpS produces the protein MATEVLNKPSNSTIRKHAPRYRVLLHNDDFNSMEHVVQTLIQTVAGMTQPQAVDIMMEAHVNGMSLVITCELEHAEFYCETLRSHGLSSTIEPDE, from the coding sequence ATGGCGACCGAAGTTTTAAACAAGCCCAGCAATAGCACAATCCGTAAACACGCACCCCGTTACCGGGTTTTACTGCACAACGATGATTTCAACTCAATGGAGCATGTGGTGCAGACTTTGATCCAAACGGTGGCGGGTATGACCCAGCCCCAAGCGGTGGATATTATGATGGAAGCCCATGTTAACGGTATGTCTTTGGTGATTACCTGTGAGTTGGAACACGCTGAGTTCTACTGTGAAACCCTACGGAGCCATGGACTTTCTAGCACCATCGAGCCGGATGAGTAG
- a CDS encoding LysE family translocator: MQLTMDWSNIIGLFGAMVILSSIPSLSVLTVSSKSASGGFIHGLFTTLGIVLGDMLFILIALWGLSFLEQTMGEFFIVVKYIGGIYLILMGVNTLRAKVYDSNLIKVDAKSLSSSFLTGLLITLADQKAVFFYLGFLPIFVDVNNVAYLDTVVILLTAAVTVGGVKLFYAFLADRSTLLIKKKNKQIINYLAGGLMVSVGLFLIISS; the protein is encoded by the coding sequence ATGCAGTTAACCATGGATTGGTCTAACATAATCGGCTTATTTGGTGCAATGGTGATACTTTCGTCCATTCCCAGCCTGAGCGTGTTGACCGTTTCTAGCAAAAGTGCCAGCGGTGGGTTTATCCACGGATTGTTTACCACCCTAGGCATTGTTTTGGGGGATATGCTTTTTATTCTGATTGCCCTCTGGGGATTGTCTTTTCTAGAACAGACAATGGGGGAATTTTTTATCGTCGTAAAATATATCGGTGGAATTTATCTAATTCTGATGGGAGTTAATACCCTCAGGGCCAAGGTTTATGATAGTAATTTAATCAAAGTCGATGCTAAATCCCTATCGTCTAGCTTTTTGACTGGTCTATTAATTACCCTGGCGGATCAGAAAGCTGTCTTTTTTTATCTAGGATTTTTACCCATTTTCGTTGACGTCAATAATGTGGCCTATCTGGATACGGTAGTTATATTGTTAACTGCGGCTGTAACAGTGGGAGGGGTGAAGCTGTTTTATGCTTTCCTTGCTGACCGGTCAACGTTACTTATCAAAAAGAAAAATAAGCAAATAATTAACTATCTGGCCGGCGGCTTGATGGTATCAGTTGGTCTATTTTTGATAATTTCCAGCTAG